The DNA sequence GCGCAGTCATCTAATATAACCAAAAGATCTCTGAGATAGACATAGACCAAGCAAGTATAAAGACTTCCATATTTCATACCTATCTTTAACTGTAGCTAGTTATTTTGCAGGTACTTGTCTCTATCCTCTTAATTCTGTTCTTTCCTATAGAAAATTGTCTCCTTATCACAATATCATTTTATCCATTACACAAAGTCTTGAACCTCAATCCTATAATGAAGCTTCTAAGGATCCTATCTGGATAGAGGCAATGAATGCAGAGATTAAGGCTTTAGAACTTAATGATACTTGGGTTTTAACTGATATGCCTCAACATAAGAATGTTATTGGCTGTAAGTGGGTGTATAAGATCAAGCATAGATAAGATGGGTCAATGGAGAGACATAAGGCTAGGTTACTGGCCAAAGGTTACACTCAAGTGGAAGGGCAAGATTACCTAGACACCTTTTCTCCAATAGCCAAGCTAACCACAGTGAGACTTTTATTGGCCTTAGCTGCTGTCAATAAATGGTATCTTAAGAAATTAATGTGAATAATGCTTTCTTACATGGTAATTTAAATGAAGAGGTGTACATGATGCTTCCTCAAGGTATGCAAGTACCCAAGACTGAGCAAGTTTGTAAGTTGCAAAGGTCCCTATATGGACTGAAACAAGCCAGTAGACAGTGGTATGCCAGGCTGTCTTCCTTTCTGATCTCACATGGGTACAGGCAGTGTGCTTCAGATCATTCTTTGTTTCTCAAGCATGGATTCAACATTATCACTGCTCTATTAGTTTATATGGATGATATTGTTTTGTCAGACAATGATTTGATTGAAATACAAGGTATTACACAGTTGTTGGACAATGCTTTTAAGATAAAGGATTTTGGTGACTTGAGATACTTCTTAAGTTTTGAAGTAGGCAGAAAACCTACTGGCATCAATCTATGTCAAAGGAAGTACGCCTTAGACATTCTCAATGATGCTGGTATGCTTGGATGTAAGCCAGTATCTACTCCATCAGATTATGCTACTAAGCTGCATAACAATCTGGAACTCCTCTCTCATTGGAAGATGCTTCCTCTTTTAGAAGATTAATTGGTAGGCTGATCTACTTGACTAATACAAGGTCAAATATCACTTATGTTGTGCAACATCTGAGCCAATTTGTTGTTGCTCCCACCTCAGCTCATCAATAGGTTGTTATTTGAATTATCAGGTATATTAAGGGAGCCACTGTATCTAGAAGCTCATCAGAAGTCGAATATAGAGCACTAGCCAATGCCATTTGTGAACTACAATGACTTACCTACCTGCtggaagaattcaaaatagacTAACCTGCCActttgtactgtgacaacaaaTTTGCTCTTCACATAGCTGTGAATCCAGTGTTTCATAAAAGAACAAAGCATATTGAGATTGACATTAAAGCCCTAATGCCTGgtgcttttaaatttttacatttcaaactAGGAATGTCTAATATTCATTCCTAGTTTGAGGGAGGCTCTTAGTGTTAGTTAGTTGAAAGTTAGttgttgttgtaattgattatatatatataaccactTGTACAACTTTAAGAACTGATTTTCAATACATAGAATTTCATTTATTGCTTCCTAGTTTTCTTTTTAGCTTTTCTTGCAAGTTTTCTTGATTAGTTTTGTATTTAAcaataacaaatacaaaatttatcatgatgCCTTCTGTTCTTATCTTCTTTCCCCTTAGTTTGGTTATAGATCCATAGTATTTGTAGACAACATGTGCCATTTCGTTTTTCAAGGTTACAAACCAAACACAGGACCCATTTCCATCTCTCTTTACCATGCATGCTCAATTAATGTTTCCAATCCCATCTTTACTccaataaaatgattttactatttttttcaccgttaagaacaagaaaaaacaaTGTTCCATCACCACGTTAGTTCTCATTTCCACCTAATTTCCACCACATATGTGTCTAACAATTCCTCCTATATATCTTTCCTCCAATTAGTTAACTTACTATCATCACATAACAGGCATAGATAAATGCACAAGAGCAAGAAAGAAatgttcatttcatttttaacgCAACCTTAGTTTTAAAGATCTTTTCGAAAGAGGAAAAGGcaattttttttccctaaatTTGTATGTTgtattttagttcttaaaattttaagttactttcaagaatttaaatgaaattctaaaaaatatgagcttatatgaatattttttttaaaattttatggactaaaattataacaaGATACAGAATTAGAGACTAAATTGACCATTTATTTCtaatccaaaagaaaaaatagtcattccaagattaaaaaaagaacaattaGAAAGCTGTCGACTGTTGTTGACTTGTTTCATACAAGTTACCACACTCAGCAAACCTTGTGCCGTTTTGCCGTTTTAATTTTGCCTCAGCCAACGTAATTCGTTCTGTCTTTTTCTCTATGAACTGAAGTGCAAAAAGAGTATCCAAATTCCAAACGACATAACACATATATAGACACACAATCACGCACAGGTGTGAAAGATACTAAGAATACTATTAATCTTTGCTAAGAACAAACAAACTATGCACATTTTCGTTTGAAGAACAAACATCATAAAAGATGgtatcaaagaaaaaataaatgacgTGAAATTCGAATCTCTGGCAAAATATGCTTCAAGCGGGCAAGCCAAAGCAGAATGATCATGGACCAGAAATCAAAACTGACTAATAGTTTGCGTGTTTTGGTTGAATTCATATACAGTAGTTgctcaaattttatattgatgtGGATTTCTAATAACTCGACACATGTTCATACGAGAAAAATACTTAGAGAACAATTTATTTACACATTTTCCCATAAATTTCAGTAACCTCTGTATCATATGTAATCAGAAGCTTCCTCCATCCCATTATAATGAgaaggttaaaataaattttaatctttcataaattaacaattttttttgaatttctaatatttttttttattttttctttatgaaataataattttatatttttatctttaatattttttagtcagtaataaattaatcaagtttattttaaattcctaataaattttattcatttgttattaatcTCTTCTCAAATGAACTAatccaaaatcaacaaaatttattaaaaacaaaaaaatccttaatttattaaaaatttaaacaaaattattattttatcaaatactccacacaaataataaaaaaactattaacggacaaacattaaaatttaatatttgttaataatcaaaaacatattttaacctaaTGGAAATATAGAATCTTTTTATctctactttaaaaaaaataaaaaaaatttgtcctGTTTATAATCCCTctataaagaaaaagtaaagtTAGCCAATTTCCCCTAAGTTAGAACGAAACATTAatctaaaattttgtaattataaaacTACCTTATACAAGCGTCTTCCAAAATCGTTTTTGACCCGTAAATACAAGTTGGGAGAGGAAGAAGTAATTAAaaaccataattaaaatattgaaatacacattttatttttatcccaaTCAAACTCTTATTCAAGTACATCACGTAAAACCAAACAGAGAATTATACCCATCatattattatgaataaaattcatttaaagtcTTAATCCACTTCTACTTCAACCAATCACTTTTGTGTTGAGTACTGCTTTCATTACACGTTAGCATGATTTTCTCCACTCCAAAGAACAACACACgccattcttaatttttttttcaaatttcaattttaaattattttaagtaattatatacatctttattataattttaaatattttattttttattttatatttataaaattgccTTTAGATTTTCTGTAAATACTTTTATTAGAACTTATGTTTATGtgcatttataaacaaaaacatattatgCCAATATAAACTAAtggaaaaggataaaaataaaataaaatagagtagaaaaaaatggatgaataaaaatacaacaaaataagtaaataaaatttccTTTACTTATTTAAGCGAGTGaaaataagtaataaaaatacattagttaaaaattaattcaacacAAGTTTAAactttattgtattattttcttattataacATTATTCATAGcttttatgttataaaaaatctttaattatttaaaaaatacaacaaacatTTTCCCCACTTTAAAgggaaaaaattatatgtaaaatctaattaaaaacttttcattttttctctcaaataaaaaattaatattttcattttattttgcttCTTTGCTTAATTCagttcttctcttctttttttcaatccAAGATATCTCTTCTTTCCCCGTATATGTTTTCTATATACACAACTTTAGAATCtaatatttgatcaaatatttaaaagagaatgTCATAACACATCGGgttggttttaattattttttctttatacaattttttctttatttaaaaagcTACAACGATTCTATTGAAGAATAGAAAGACTTTCGTtgagaaaaaatgataatgttATTGTTATTGAACAAAGATCTTACAACAAttgtcaaaaatatttaaataaaaaatcaactacaaattcaatttttttatctatttcttaataattaattttaaaattattattctggGATACAGActtattacaaattttagttttcatgtaaagaataaaaattaaagaaattccaTTAATAACTTCATTTTAAACTTGAGAAATATTTGAACttagaatttgattttaataaacattttgGTATCAAATAGACCAGTTGATGATATTTTTCGATATTGAgttgatataaataaaattatttaatttcgaTTAGCAAGTATCAATACTTGCATTTACATCACTTTTTTATGCGAaataaaaagtaacaaaaataattgtttcgGAACATATATGTGGAAAAACATGTAGAATAAATTCAGTAACCGTCCAATAAAAGCCTCATGGCAAATAGAAGTCTACTTTCATTAAGGAAAGTGGACATGCATGTCATGTCTATTAGTAATAGATAACAATTAGACAGACAAAAATATTGCTTTTAATTGAACATAATGTTTTTCACGTGCAACTTACtctgataataaattaatattacttttttctttttcttttccatccAAGCTTATGTGTTCATCAATTATATATGTCTCGGGTATAAACCTAATAGAATCTTATATACTCATTAATCATTTAGGTTATCtatgatattttgttattgaaaaattatgtgtaaaaaagtttcatattaattttaaatttaatttatgttataaatatatatttaattctttatagtgttttttaatagaaaaaatatactcCTACTATTATTAGTAGTAAATCTTTTAAGTGgtaaacaaactaaaaaaataaatattttattacgtAAAATTGTGtggttcataatttttttgtgatttttatattaaatatttttatttttttattttttaactaatacttTAAGTATATTGGTTTAAGACGTAGGAGCAATTAATAACAAAAGCGTATACCTCACATGTGATTTCCATACATTTTAGGCATTGCTGAAATCTATATGAATATATATTGCTAAATAGAGAGTTTGTATATTCATAGGAGGAGTGGTGattttgaactttgaagaaCCTCGAAATTAACggagttaaataattaatgtatggGTTGACTCTTTGAAAGCCTTTTCTCCAATCCTTACATTACATATcaactcatttttatatttaaacatatcaactcatttttatattgaaaaaaatttaaatacaaagatacaaataattgaatatattatAACATGCAGTATCGAAATGTtaatatttcaataataaaattggTTTAAATTTGAGGGAAAAAATTATGTACTGatgatatcaaaataattttattatgtcagtcaataaaaaattatcatttataataaatttgtcgactttaataaaattatttaaaacttaatatcaataataatttatgtttgaatatcaATCTCACCGAtaaactcttaatttttttaatgaatctaGTAGCcaacattaatttatattacaaGACTTTTTCCAATTGAGGTCCAATCAACATTATATAATAAGACTTTTCGCAATTGAGGTACAATAGAAGATTAAGTTATTTCAATCACTTAATACTAATTCTTCGACCATTAGTAGTTATAGCCTTTTAGTtatcattatcataatcataataaagGAGATTATTAATCTgaaagttcatttttatttttggttgatTTCAAGTTTGGTTTAAATCAGTAGTTAACCTATTAATACAATCAAAGTTTGAGTTAACGTGTTTAATTAAATagctattaaattaaaagtttgcctataatattaaaaaaaatcttgtggtTTTGGACTCCTAAAACTTTTCTTATAGTTTTGGTcctataaaaattcattttactgCTTTAGTTCTAACCACTATTCTTTCATAACCATATATCGAAGAACAAAATTggtttccataaaaaaaataacaaaattgatattttcaaACAATAAGAAGGActgaaatcaaaattttataattattttcataaaataacatcaaagcatgattaatttttactttcactcaattaagttaataatttttttaatctatacgAATCGAACTTAAATATCAAAGTATATACAATAATTCATGCATATTATCTAACTAATTTAGTTAAACCTTTTAATTATGAAGAAAGTTTTAAGAGTTCTTATCATGGCATGTAGTCACTTACTCGATCTTCTTATAAGAAAAACTGAATATCAAACTAATCAACTAGATTCTTTCATAATTTAGAAAGATTAGGAATCAATtatttaacatgtttttttattaataattaaattttatttgaaaatataaaataaaatttattaagtaaaaattaaactcataaaacttataatctttaatatatttttatcaataataaaaattcatagaaaatcaataataaaaaaattgttgaaaacaTTATATTAAACAAGTATCATTAGTATTAAATAAgcaacattataaaaaaatgtttacattattaatacattttaattaaatttaaatgtgaatcatatatgatttttaaatgtaaatcaTATATGATATTCCGTTGGATATGATACGCATTTCTCATGAAAGATAATTTTACTCAATTGTCAAATATGATAACTAcaaataattgattaaagtaAAACAACTTCACGAGTCAACAATTGATCTACACGcttgtttatctcttttaaattatttaacacaATTACATGCTCAACAACTCAAGAGCACTCATAACAttggaagaaaataagaagactaaaagatgcttttattttgttatgtttgtcaattttattcaatttagtcttttatcttttaaaatatttattttaatcctttaaatttttaaagtcaataaaaataattctttttttagttttgtagttaataattttaacataatgaccattaaaaatcatcaaaaacaataattcattttttgaattatttttacacaCATAATGAATATAGtgacaatttttaattgttattattattttaaaattataataattaaatgaaactaaaacacatgttcaacaaaccaaaaaaaaaaaaaatcgaattaAAAAATTGGAGTTTAATTTACCAAGTTGTTGCATTTGATACATCTTTGGTTCGGCGAAAGCTTCATGAGACCTCTGATAATTTTCTAGttcctctctttctttctctttgttttccATTTTCAAACCCCAAGTTAGAAACAAATAAACCCTATAAACTGCAATTGAAATCAAAGCAAGAAAAAACCCCACAAATGttctaattttgaaaatagaCAACAAAATTTTTCCACCACTTTGAGAATCACAATAGACAGTGGTGGTATCGTCCGATCGAGGGTTTTGGAGGTTCCTGATTTGGCAAAATGTAGAAGATGAACAACACAAAAACGGTTTTTGATCCATTGTAGGAGAGCTTGACCAAATTCTTGCGTACAATGTTGCCTCGAAGATTGAACAACTTAAGTGGTCATCTTTGCAACTTGATTGAGTGGAGTGGTTTTTGCTTTCCCCACTAGGCTTCAGATTCAAACTCACTGatgtgggtttttttttcttttatttatatctctatttttacgtgatgatatttttcttaaggGGCGTAAATTAATTAAGGGTGcatttgatttattaaaaaaacagaacGGACAGAATAACATTGAACAAGTAGTTAAGTCATATGATAACTTTTTGTACTATAAATTGTTTGGTGGTTAGTACAAGTAATTTTGTAGCGTATCTTGTTTGATGTGTTTATATATTGGACacaataatgtaaattttactataaaatCCTAGGTACATTAGCAACACCCTAAAGGCGCAATAAAGGAGAGACACCTCCACGAAGGAGGCATGACTCCTAACCCCACAAGGCGCAGGACCTGGGGACGTGAGACCACCTTAGGATCACGACGATGACAACAGTGACACAACGACGCAATGTGGTCTCGTCGAAATTggtcaaaagaaagaaaaaaacatagccagaaggagaaagatgatgatgaaaacatttgaataaattaacaatgaaaagaaaaaaaaatgagtaaaaagAGAACAATAACAATCCATATGCCCTTCGTCGACGCTCAAGGTGGTTCTCGTCGATGTCCAAGGTATGACATTTAGAGAGGAAGGTTTAGAGAAGGAGGCGCAtaggcaaaaagaaaaaaagtgtaggataatgaaaaagtcaaaaaatatgGATGATATTGTATGTTTACTTTTGTTAGACACCGAACAAAAAATTATACGAAATTTAGTGAATTACAAGTTTTTGGATATTTGTCCAGTCCATGgtccattattttattttttaaatcaaacattaGACAAATGTTTGTATACTATCCAACcccttattttttaacaaataaaacacaccctaaaagagttttttaattaggaatGAAAGAATATGTTAACcaaatgagaaatataaaggTGTAATTACACTTTTAGAAACTCATCGATATTGTACAATTTTAGTCCTCATGTTTCAACTGCGACAATTAATTCCCCCAAATATCGGAATTGTGTAATTTTAGTCCCCTAAGTTTCAACTCATTTGTGATACTTATAGGAcacaattaaaacataaatgacTAAAATCATCCAATTAAAAACccaaaaattaaacaatgatAAAGAGTGCAATTAAGCTAGTGAGGGGTAATAGGGTAAATTAAGAGAAAAGAGAGGAGGGTTTTTGCTAGGGAAAAGACAGATGTATCCCCAAATCCCGAATTGATGCGCATAAACCATTCATTAAGTGGTTGTCCCTTCTTCCCCTCTCTCACttgctcctcctcctccttcttcttctgcCTTACATCACATACTTCACTCTCTTGTTTTTCCCTTTCCTCTCCTCAAAATTTCTTCTGATTCATTTAATCTTTACTCATCAATGGCTCTGAGACTGAACCCTATCCCCACCCAAACCTTCTCCCTCCCCCAAATGGCCAGTCTCAGATCTCCCAGGTTCCGCATGGCCTCCACCCTCCGCTCCGGTTCCAAGTTAGTCCCACTCTCAGATCCCCCCCTAATTaacactttttcttctttctttaaacAAAAATCACGCATTCACAACTTTTCAATTCGATTCTCAACTCCACTTACCACTTTGATCTACCCTTTTgcgatattattattattattattatttctttttttctttttgtagcttttttctcataaaagtGTCTTTCATGTGTGGTTGAGTGTCTAATGCCTGAAATGAAAGCTGGGAACAGTGCAAACGACGCGCTAGTTCTCGCGTGTATTTTGAAATTGACGTTTTTCTTCAAGATTCAGTATTTTTTGTCTGTTGAGAAATGCTAACCTCGGAAGATATATTCAATTATTGTTTGGATTATTTGGTAATCTGATGGTTGGGGTGGTTCGATTTCACTCAATACACACAACACCATTGGTTTTatcgctttttttttttttactttactttaCCTTTTGGGTTTGCATGTATTTTTCTTCGGGTTGgtgagaattgaaaatggattgTTATTTGGTTGAGACTTGAGAAATCTGTTTCATCGTGCTTCAATACCgacaactttttatttcacTTGCTCTCAGTTTTTTGTCTATGTTTGTTTGCACCGTGAAAGAAACGTGTGGTTAATTGAATTGGGTTTCGTGATATCAATTCTGCTGTTAACTGTTGCagattttttgaattaaagaaataaatattgcaTGTCTGTGTCATTCTTATACTGTTCAATGGTTTTGCTATCCATGTTGAATTCTTGCCATTGTTTTAAGGGACTTGTTATTTCTGGTTTATTGTTTGATGTTGGTACATATTCACTAAATTTTggctttttttgttgttgttgggattcttctttcttcttcggTTTCGAATTGAATTTATGTATAATCAACCGTGGAGATTTGGAACTTGTTCTGTATTTATTACCTTGTGATTTATTTGATATGGAGTATGGAGTCTCGTTTCTTAGCCTATGATTTATGCATATATTGGTTTGATGAATGTTGCCAACTTTATACTAATTGTGATTCTCTTATTGGAGGAGAATATAAAAAGTATTGGTAACTGCTCCAAAATGTTACTTGCTGTTGCATCAAAATTGTTTTGCTGGTTGGTTGAGTTTTTGGATGAAGATTTGAGCAACCTAGGCATGATGTAGACACGTTCTGTGAAGCTGTCCATTTATGACTTTGGTGTTTGTGTTGATCAATGATGCATGTGCACTCCATTTTTTGTGCCATGCACATGCTAGGTACAGGTACACATTGTATATGGCTAGGTACATAATAGGTGTGTACCAtaatcttttatataaagaTATGAGTGATGTGATCATGTGACTGGGTATGGCTTGGGtatcaactaattttatttaccAAAAATGTTATCATTTCCCCAATTGAAGATATGGTCCCCACCCTCTCAATTCATCCTTACCCTATACCTGATAGTTGTGAGCAGAGTGTCTCCAGTTTAATGCATAGACATGGGTTATGTATCTTGCTGCATCAAAACTGATTTACTGTTTGATAGGATGCCGTGCAAACTGCATGTTctcatttttatgatttttgatatttttgtgtTCATGTAATGGTGTATAACTGTTGTACATGTGGGGGCTATATGGTTATTGCTTCTACCAATGATGCCTTTCACTCTATTGATCAAATTTACCAGCATATGatcatttaaaaacattttattatttctctaAAAGTCGTTTGAATTTCTTTGTAGAGAGGTTGAAAATATTAAGAAGCCATTCACTCCTCCCAGAGAAGTGCATGTTCAAGTAACCCACTCTATGCCTCCTCAGAAGATTGAGATTTTCAAATCTTTGGAGGATTGGGCTGAGCAGAACATCTTGACTCATCTTAAACCTGTTGAAAAATGTTGGCAACCACAAGATTTTTTACCGGATCCTTCCTCTGATGGATTTGAAGAGCAAGTGAAGGAACTGAGAGAGAGGGCAAAGGAGCTTCCAGATGATTACTTTGTTGTTCTGGTCGGAGACATGATCACAGAGGAAGCCCTGCCTACTTACCAAACAATGTTAAATACTTTGGATGGAGTTCGTGATGAAACAGGTGCCAGCCTTACTTCCTGGGCAATTTGGACAAGGGCATGGACTGCTGAAGAAAACAGACACGGTGATCTTCTTAACAAATATCTTTACTTGAGTGGTCGAGTTGACATGAAACAAATTGAAAAGACAATTCAGTACCTTATTGGGTCTGGAATGGTAAGATCCTATACAACTGTAGTCTATTTTGGTCTTCCGCAATGGTAGTTTTATTAATGAATCACACAATCATGCAATGTCAAAGAAACTCTTGCTACCCATTTATGGATACTTTATTTGTTTGAGAGGGTGGGGGGATAACTGcctgaaatataaattttattgattaattccTCTGGATGCATTAATGTGTCACTGTCAGCAACTTTCATATTCACATGAATGTCTTTAAACTATTGAAGGATCTTCACAGAATGAAGGGCTAGATTTCAAAGAATACGATGACACTTTcctgaaattcattattaaaataGATTATTATGTTGCTCTGAAGTTATTACACTAATTGATTCTTCATAGCTGCTGCTTTTGTCACTTTTTGAGTATTGACCTTTCTTGACTGATTGAAATTGATGGATAGGATCCTCGAACCGAGAACAGCCCCTACCTTGGTTTCATTTACACTTCATTTCAAGAGAGGGCAACCTTCATATCCCACGGAAACACAGCCAGGCTTGCTAAGGAGCACGGCGATATAAAGTTGGCCCAGATCTGCGGCATGATTGCCTCAGATGAGAAACGCCATGAGACTGCATACACGAAGATAGTG is a window from the Glycine max cultivar Williams 82 chromosome 2, Glycine_max_v4.0, whole genome shotgun sequence genome containing:
- the ACPD gene encoding stearoyl-[acyl-carrier-protein] 9-desaturase, chloroplastic, translating into MALRLNPIPTQTFSLPQMASLRSPRFRMASTLRSGSKEVENIKKPFTPPREVHVQVTHSMPPQKIEIFKSLEDWAEQNILTHLKPVEKCWQPQDFLPDPSSDGFEEQVKELRERAKELPDDYFVVLVGDMITEEALPTYQTMLNTLDGVRDETGASLTSWAIWTRAWTAEENRHGDLLNKYLYLSGRVDMKQIEKTIQYLIGSGMDPRTENSPYLGFIYTSFQERATFISHGNTARLAKEHGDIKLAQICGMIASDEKRHETAYTKIVEKLFEVDPDGTVMAFADMMRKKIAMPAHLMYDGRDDNLFDSYSSVAQRIGVYTAKDYADILEFLVGRWKVEQLTGLSGEGRKAQEYICGLPPRIRRLEERAQARVKESSTLKFSWIHDREVLL